The Drosophila sechellia strain sech25 chromosome 2L, ASM438219v1, whole genome shotgun sequence region GGTGGCTACTACGTGCCCGTGGCCAGACCATCTCTCCTGGGTGCCGATGCCAAGGTCTACAACGTGTTCTCCAAGGTCAGTGCCAGTCAGGCTCCGCCAAGCCTCATCGTGCGTCAGCCGCAACTGCCGCCGGAGGTGGCTCCTCCGCCTATGAGACTCTCGGGAAGATCGCGAGCGGCGGCTGCCCAGGACCCAAAGATGGGTGCTCTCAAGTCTGACGATCTGGACCTGATACTGGGGTAAGTTTGGACAGCAGACTTGTTGGTATTAGCaacttattttttaaaaatttcgaACGTGATTTATTTCAATACGGAAGCAATTTTTATAAGATAAGATTCTGTCTTCatggtttaaaaatatgtttaaatgtTTACACTTTGAGGTTTTTACAAAAACCTTTTTTTCGATTGACTTTCtttcctgtttttttattaattcaatgagaaggaaatttttaaaacaattaatggATTCATTAGTAGATGTTAGATATCTGTGAGTCGTAGACACTCCTGGCACCACAGATTGTTTTGTTCTGGCACTGCACCACAGTTGATCCTGCGCCACCTCACCGTGTGTCTCTCCGTATCTCCCCCGTGCAGTTCCAAGCTGAAAACCTCCGCCAAGCGACAGCGCAATGCCAAGGCCAACATCCTGCTGGAGGATCTCTTCGGACAGCTGTCCATGGACTCGGACAGCGATGGCAAGTATCCGCACACGGTGCCGCCCACGCAGCAGGCGAAGAGCGGGAAGACGTCGACCGGAGGGCATGGTGCCGGCGCCCGGGAGCGGGATCTCTTCGGGGAGAGCTTTCTGCCCAGGCCGGGATTGCGAAAGAAGGCCACCCAGAGCAGTCTGGAGGTGAACAACGGCAGCCACGCGGACTCGCTGTAAGTGGGGGGGGCATGTCCTTGGACATCCTCGCTGGCCTGCATGCCCTGTAATCATTGACCCGTGCTTCACTGCATCCTCATGATCATGATCCCTGCATcccgtctctctctctctctctttctctctacATTGTACTCtgtctctctccctctctctctctcttgctGTCTCTGTCATCGTTTTGTGTGTTTTCGTTTGCTTGTCATTGAACATTGAACACTTTGTGTGGGTGACCCAAGTGATaactcctcctcgtcctcccCCTCAATTGATGAAGAATGTCGCTTTTGGCCCATAAGGTAAAAACCAACATTCGCCATTGAGCTGTAAATACGTAATGTTAGAAGTAGAGACTCTCTAGTTCaccatatcatatcatatatcCATATCATTCACGTACATAGGGGAATTGGAGCTACGATTTCCCCTCTTGTTCTCGAGCACTTTTAATTTGCCTGTCTTTTAAAGTAACTAATGTATATACAAGTAACAATATGGTTTTCATATCTGCAACAAACACACTTCTAACTAGCATAGTCTTAGGAAACTGGTTTCTTAAAGCAGTTCTAGTTTAAATTGAATCTAGTTTTCTTTAACCCTTAGCTAGATACATAAATATGGAACAAAGAAAAAgtattaattatataaactCAATTTTCAGAGCTCCAAACGGACAAAAGGAAAAGCCCGCTGTGGCGTCCAGTTTCCCTTGGGATGAGTCCAACAGGACGGAGGACGAGAAGCTAACGGCTTGGATGGTGGCCGAGAATGGTAACTTGATTTTGGGTAGTCACCAGGAAGCGTAGAAGTCGAGAGCACTCCCACATCCAGCCACAAAATGTAGTTACTTAGCGATCACCCAATTGAAGCTATCAACTTGGTAGTGCTAGTTTGAAAAGCACATCTAGAATGTGGAGGATCTGTAATTTCCAATATCACACTATATCCTTTTCCCAGGATCGCTGCTGGAGAACAAATTCTGAGAAGATCGACTTGCAAGATGCCGTTGTACCTGAAACAGAATGGAACTACTTTAAGTGCCTGCTGATCTGCGTAATCCCGAACTGAATCTAAATCCATATCACCATCATTGAATCGGCGTAAAGAGCTAGTCTAGTTTCGATATAATGTTATTGCTGTGATACAACTAAGCTAAACTATTGTGTAAAATTAGCCTACGATCTTGAGTCTCGAGTGTAAGTTGTACTTTAAGCTACTCTATACGATAATATAATCCGAGTGAGTTTTGAATCGATTGCAACAGTAGGTGGCAAGTGCAGGGATTTGGTTTCATTTCCCCCACGGGCGACGTATTTATGGTATATGGGTTGCATAAGGCATGGGATTCGAGTGGGGTATTCGATTTCAGCTACCATAGGTTGGCCACTGCGACAATGGGCCAAGACTCGTCTTATAAAAGACGTCTGAACCAAGCACTTACACATCAGTCGAGTGCACTTCATCGCTCCAGTTACAACTCCAACTTGTTCGCCATGAATGTCCTGGTAAGTCGGGATACTACCTATCATTGTTTATGCATATATGACTATCTCTGGTTCAGCATTCCAGCATTGTCATCTGCCTAATCCTAAGCGCCGTCGTCGCTGCGCAGGCTGGAATCATCGCCAGCCATCCGGATGAGCTGATTGGTAGTCCTGCCCAGTACGAGTTCCACTACTCCGTCCACGACAGCCACACCGGCGATGTTAAGGATCAGTTCGAGCACCGACGTGGCGAGTACGTAACTGGTCGCTACTCTCTCGTGGATCCCGATGGTCACCGTCGCATTGTGGACTACACCGCCGATCCTCTGCTGGGCTTCAATGCTCAGGTTCGTCGGGAACCGATTTCTCGCTACTGAAATGGTTTGCCACTGGATGTGATAAAGGACTTGCCTAAATGACCCGATTAagatttggctaccttaataATAGGAACCAATGGAAGATTATAGACttgtatttttagaataaaTCTAAAGGCTgttcaattcaatttcaagTGGGCTACGAATCTATTGGAAAATTGATTCAAACCAAACGAAGAGTTGTAGAATTTTGAGCTAAAATTTCTCATATCGATGAGAGAATTATTGTTTTGATCAGCTAATTACCAGTACTAACGATCCCTATAACTTTTTGAATGACTTACGAATATTATTTTTTGGgaaaatttttgcattttttgtaaggggtaacatcatcaaaatttgcaaaaaatgtcaaaaaattagaattttcctttttaaatACAGTTGgattaagaatttaattacgagttcaacgaggtataacattccatattcagacgaatattttaaaagttattGCAAAAAAATCGATTATTTAATGACTGAAATTTGGAAaaacaatacatttttatatattctccATATTCTGCCAAATTTATTATTATCCCACATTAAAAACCATTATATTAGTTCATTGGAAACAActtatttttgtgttttctaAACATGCATTTATTGCCTTCTATTTACACATAGTATTACATACATAGATGAGATAGAGACGCCCAGTCATCTGGTTATGGCGATTTCGATGACCTGGAGCCGAAAAATCTTAGTAGAGATATCAAAGAATAGGATCAGAAGATAGGTAGGAAGATTAGAGAAAGCTGGATATGAGGTGTTTGGGTAGTAATAGTAATGGTTCAGATAcagatgcggatgcggatgggTCGTCGTCGATGCGATGAAGTCAGTGTTTGCTATCTCTCTCGATCAATCCTGCCCAGAACCTAATGGTAAAGGCCGAGGGGCAGTTTGGCGGGCGCGAGAAGCTTGGGTGCCGCATAGgccagtggcagtggtgcGGGAGCCAGGAGCTTGGCAATCGGCGCAGCCTTGATCACCTTCTGGCCCAGGGGATCGCGACGCACCACCGCATTGAAGCCGTTGTGGGCATCCGAAGTGTAGTCCACGGTGCGCAGATAGCCATCGGCGTCGACCAGCGTGTACTGACCCTGGACCTGGTCACCCTTCCGCGACTCCGTCTGGCTCTTGATGTCGCCGGTGTGCTCGTCGTGCACTGAGTAGGCGAAGTCGTAGTGGGCAGGTGCCTCCACCTCAACGGTCTTCAGCAGTGGCTTCACAATGGCCGCGGGTGAGTGGTAAATGGGCAGCTCGATGGCGGCGGCGGCTCCAACGCCCAGGATGAAAAGCGAGACGAGCTGGAAATATTTATAGGTGGTGGTTCAGTATAGTtcatccatatccatatccttTTCACTTACAGCGAACATTTTGGCTTGGACTTGGATTTGGTGGATTTGCTGACttggtggctgctgctgcggctccTGCACTGAACTATGTCTCCAAGTGTCGCGATCGCAACTTTTATAGTCAAAAGCATTGCTCTCTGGCCACACCACCACCTCCATCCCCATCCCGATCTCTTGATGGGTGCCACGCTCCAAGCACACGCACCACACACACTCGATAACCCACACCGAGCACCACACACTCCCCAaaaccaaaagccaaaaaccaaaaaccgatCTGCGAACACCTCAGCCAGCGAACCGGAATCCAGCTAATTCAAAATTGTTATTATATTTCTATATCATTTTTTTGGCCATGTTTCTCGCTGCGGCAATAAAACATTTACCCTGCTCCACTTTGGGCAACAATGTAGCCACGCTAAGCTCTTGTCTCTGGATTGTCAATGGGTTCCTATGGATATTCCACTACCCAAAGCCAAGTGAAAGTCAAGGAAGGTATTTAAACTGAGTAAAAAAAgggtttattattattaataatgtCATTTGTTAGCAATATGTTTACTTACTAACAGACAAAATTGGGTTTCAAAATTAATAGCTATTAATTGGTATAAATAATACGAAAACTTAAAAGTTACTTATTGAATTAATACTTTTAaggtttattaatttgtaaacataagtaataaaacatttatacatttacatttttagtACCTCTCTAacttattatatatattggtTTTACCCCTATTAATCCTCTCACCAGCTAATCTCCGGCTTCTTCTATAAATGGCACCTCAAATTAGACACCTTAAACCACCAGGCAAGTTGGCTGACTTATTGAATGGTCACAGGAGGAGGGGTCTATATGGACATATGGGTTTATCGCCGTCACATCAAACAAATT contains the following coding sequences:
- the LOC6611884 gene encoding larval cuticle protein A2B, producing MVYGLHKAWDSSGVFDFSYHRLATATMGQDSSYKRRLNQALTHQSSALHRSSYNSNLFAMNVLHSSIVICLILSAVVAAQAGIIASHPDELIGSPAQYEFHYSVHDSHTGDVKDQFEHRRGEYVTGRYSLVDPDGHRRIVDYTADPLLGFNAQVRREPISRY
- the LOC6611885 gene encoding cuticle protein 8 — translated: MGMEVVVWPESNAFDYKSCDRDTWRHSSVQEPQQQPPSQQIHQIQVQAKMFALVSLFILGVGAAAAIELPIYHSPAAIVKPLLKTVEVEAPAHYDFAYSVHDEHTGDIKSQTESRKGDQVQGQYTLVDADGYLRTVDYTSDAHNGFNAVVRRDPLGQKVIKAAPIAKLLAPAPLPLAYAAPKLLAPAKLPLGLYH